The following coding sequences lie in one Paenibacillus durus ATCC 35681 genomic window:
- the bcp gene encoding thioredoxin-dependent thiol peroxidase, with translation MEELSIGQEAPNFTLPASDGSEITLSQYRGRKVLLYFYPKNMTPGCTQEACEFRDVNDRITAKGAVILGVSPDSLQSHAKFIAKNELPFLLLSDEDHKVSEQYGVWQLKKLYGKEFMGIVRSTFLIDEQGIVSDIWKKVRVKGHAEAVAAALDGE, from the coding sequence ATGGAAGAGCTGTCTATTGGACAAGAGGCGCCGAACTTTACGCTGCCCGCCTCGGACGGAAGCGAAATCACCCTAAGCCAGTATAGAGGACGGAAGGTGCTGCTGTATTTTTATCCGAAAAATATGACGCCGGGCTGCACCCAGGAAGCCTGTGAATTTCGAGACGTCAATGACCGGATCACGGCCAAAGGAGCCGTTATTCTGGGCGTCAGCCCCGATAGTCTCCAGTCGCACGCCAAGTTTATCGCGAAGAATGAATTGCCCTTTCTGCTGCTCTCCGACGAGGACCACAAGGTAAGCGAGCAGTACGGCGTATGGCAGCTCAAGAAACTGTACGGCAAGGAATTTATGGGCATCGTGCGTTCCACCTTCCTGATCGATGAACAGGGCATCGTGTCCGATATCTGGAAAAAAGTGCGGGTAAAGGGCCATGCGGAGGCGGTCGCGGCGGCCCTAGACGGGGAATAG